A genomic stretch from Desulfotignum balticum DSM 7044 includes:
- a CDS encoding DUF2149 domain-containing protein, with protein MRYLKSRQSRGAGFSDNDPMAGVANLFDLGLVFIVGLLIALFGAYHLEDLLSRDSDLTIVKQSADGQIEIIEKKGKKINAVKMTKETAKGRGKRLGTAYQLEDGSMIYIPDES; from the coding sequence GTGAGATATCTGAAATCCAGACAGAGCCGGGGTGCCGGGTTCTCTGACAATGACCCCATGGCAGGGGTGGCCAACCTGTTTGACCTGGGCTTGGTGTTTATTGTAGGGCTGCTGATCGCTCTTTTCGGGGCATATCACCTGGAAGACCTGCTTTCCAGGGATTCCGACCTGACCATTGTCAAGCAGTCGGCTGACGGCCAGATCGAAATAATCGAAAAAAAAGGGAAAAAGATCAATGCCGTCAAGATGACAAAAGAAACAGCCAAAGGCCGGGGAAAACGTCTGGGGACGGCCTATCAGCTGGAGGACGGCTCCATGATTTATATTCCGGATGAATCCTGA